One part of the Bacillus sp. FJAT-27916 genome encodes these proteins:
- the guaC gene encoding GMP reductase, giving the protein MRKVFDYEDIQLIPAKCIVDSRSECDTTVTLGAHSFKLPVVPANMQTIIDENIAVKLAENGYFYIMHRFHPEKRVAFIQKMQARGLITSISVGVKPEEYEFIECLAKDGLLPDYITIDIAHGHSNSVIKMIQHIKKYLPESFVIAGNVGTPEAVRELENAGADATKVGIGPGKVCITKIKTGFGTGGWQLAALRLCGKAATKPIIADGGIRTHGDIAKSIRFGATMVMIGSLFAGHEESPGESFEIDGKRYKEYFGSASEYQKGERRNVEGKKMYVEYKGPLMDTLIEMEQDLQSSISYAGGKTIEAIRTVDYVVVKNSIFNGDRVF; this is encoded by the coding sequence ATGAGAAAAGTATTTGATTACGAAGATATCCAGCTAATTCCCGCAAAATGCATAGTTGACAGCCGTTCAGAATGTGACACAACCGTTACACTTGGAGCTCATTCCTTCAAGCTCCCTGTCGTGCCTGCAAACATGCAAACCATTATCGATGAAAACATCGCAGTCAAGCTGGCCGAAAATGGCTATTTCTATATCATGCATCGATTCCACCCGGAAAAACGTGTTGCCTTCATTCAAAAGATGCAAGCCCGCGGGTTGATCACATCCATCAGTGTCGGTGTCAAACCAGAAGAATATGAATTTATCGAGTGTCTCGCGAAGGATGGTCTTCTTCCTGATTACATCACAATCGATATTGCACATGGTCACTCGAACTCTGTGATCAAGATGATTCAGCATATCAAGAAGTATTTGCCGGAGAGCTTTGTCATCGCCGGAAATGTCGGCACTCCTGAAGCCGTGAGAGAGCTTGAAAATGCCGGTGCTGACGCCACCAAGGTCGGCATTGGACCAGGTAAAGTATGCATTACCAAAATCAAGACTGGCTTCGGTACAGGCGGCTGGCAGCTGGCGGCTCTTCGCCTATGCGGCAAAGCTGCAACAAAGCCAATCATCGCTGACGGCGGTATCCGCACACATGGTGATATCGCGAAATCCATCCGTTTCGGAGCAACAATGGTTATGATTGGCTCCCTTTTTGCTGGGCATGAAGAATCACCAGGCGAAAGCTTTGAGATAGACGGGAAACGTTACAAAGAATACTTCGGATCCGCATCTGAATACCAAAAAGGCGAACGACGAAATGTGGAAGGCAAGAAAATGTATGTTGAGTATAAAGGTCCTCTAATGGATACATTGATTGAAATGGAACAGGACCTCCAATCCTCCATCTCCTATGCCGGCGGGAAAACAATAGAAGCAATCCGCACCGTTGACTATGTTGTCGTGAAGAATTCCATCTTTAACGGAGATCGAGTATTCTAA
- a CDS encoding CD3324 family protein has protein sequence MKYQSANRILPKELLEEIQKYIDGDLLYIPVKEEERKPWGSLTKAKEYTNKRNEEIRASYRQGAAITELADQYSLSPYTIRNILYRK, from the coding sequence ATGAAATATCAATCGGCCAATAGAATTCTCCCAAAGGAACTACTTGAGGAAATTCAAAAATATATAGACGGTGACTTACTGTATATTCCCGTCAAAGAGGAAGAAAGAAAACCATGGGGCAGTTTGACCAAGGCAAAGGAATATACGAATAAAAGGAATGAGGAAATAAGGGCTTCTTATCGGCAAGGCGCAGCAATTACCGAGTTGGCTGACCAGTACAGCCTCTCCCCTTATACCATTCGTAATATACTCTATCGAAAGTAG
- a CDS encoding FusB/FusC family EF-G-binding protein: MKPFIENHQYVFIREKARQIVHARHTVHDRHVQETFIDNSQFYVYEQFQTLTDDQRECLNDLSEIRTEADYERFLSELVKWRIPFPALSDAQLTKLFRKVKKLQYPLLPQEQMEELTYFGWTHNERKFIVKAVDGSLRGISGRITPSSKQGLCHFCHKQAEVGLFSVERKVRGKSMNYQAFAHYICQDSMQCNQHLANVERIDAFMREALGL, encoded by the coding sequence ATGAAACCGTTTATTGAAAACCACCAATACGTCTTTATTCGGGAAAAAGCAAGGCAGATTGTGCATGCGCGTCATACAGTTCATGATCGGCATGTGCAGGAAACCTTTATTGATAATAGTCAATTCTATGTGTATGAACAGTTCCAGACATTGACGGATGATCAGAGAGAGTGCCTGAACGACTTGAGTGAAATTAGAACAGAAGCAGATTATGAGAGATTCTTAAGTGAACTTGTCAAATGGAGAATTCCTTTTCCTGCTCTATCTGACGCTCAGCTGACAAAACTCTTTCGAAAGGTGAAGAAACTCCAGTATCCGCTGCTTCCGCAGGAGCAAATGGAGGAGCTTACGTATTTCGGCTGGACACATAATGAACGCAAATTTATCGTGAAAGCCGTGGATGGAAGCTTGAGGGGAATCAGCGGTCGAATCACACCTTCATCGAAACAGGGATTATGCCACTTTTGTCACAAGCAGGCTGAGGTCGGTTTATTCTCTGTAGAGAGAAAGGTTAGAGGAAAGTCGATGAATTATCAGGCATTTGCCCACTATATCTGTCAGGACAGTATGCAATGTAATCAGCACCTCGCAAATGTTGAGCGAATTGATGCGTTTATGCGGGAAGCATTAGGATTGTAA
- a CDS encoding Hsp20/alpha crystallin family protein: MKPIRHKHPENQSVQPSYPNDWNGLLQRFFDDTPFSLSNSFFTDPDKLVPAMNISEKKDSYLIELELPGVDPEEVDIELEGNVMVVKGEKSVRSKHEEKDTRMHVEEHSYGSFYRSFTLPGNINVDKIEAESKNGMLYIDVPKKEVSKSHKINIMHKE, encoded by the coding sequence ATGAAACCAATTCGTCACAAACATCCAGAAAATCAATCAGTACAGCCATCTTACCCAAATGACTGGAACGGACTATTGCAGCGTTTTTTTGATGATACGCCGTTTTCTTTGTCTAATTCCTTCTTTACTGACCCTGACAAGCTTGTTCCGGCAATGAATATTTCTGAGAAGAAAGACAGCTACTTGATTGAGCTGGAGCTTCCAGGAGTAGATCCTGAGGAAGTTGACATTGAGCTTGAAGGCAATGTGATGGTCGTAAAAGGAGAAAAGAGTGTTCGCAGCAAACATGAGGAAAAGGATACACGCATGCATGTGGAAGAACATAGCTATGGGTCCTTCTACAGAAGCTTTACCTTGCCAGGCAATATCAATGTGGACAAGATTGAAGCAGAAAGCAAAAATGGCATGCTTTATATTGATGTACCGAAAAAGGAAGTCAGCAAATCACATAAGATTAACATCATGCATAAAGAATAA
- a CDS encoding DUF4083 domain-containing protein codes for MSSSFNTGDILFQLFSFIVLAVFITGIIAFIRSRKRRNEQLERMEKKINELSEELRKK; via the coding sequence ATGAGCAGCAGCTTTAATACAGGGGATATCCTTTTTCAATTATTCAGTTTCATTGTTTTGGCAGTTTTCATTACAGGGATTATTGCCTTTATTCGTTCTCGTAAAAGACGGAATGAGCAGCTTGAGCGCATGGAGAAGAAAATTAATGAACTAAGCGAAGAGCTGAGGAAAAAATAA
- a CDS encoding alpha/beta hydrolase — translation MPLDPQVKGFLEQMAEASLGAPTISSFSPSEYRAISNRNMGTGSKPEEVSRIQEVQIPVEDGEIMARIYTPEGNGPYPVFLFFHGGGWVIGSVDTHDGMARMIANASGAIVVSVDYRLAPEHKFPVATEDCYHALLWVEKHIEEHGGMRDCLIVGGDSAGGNLAAVVTLMAKERSGPKMAGQVLIYPATSFTVSTPSMKENAEGYFLTKDMMNWFAYQYLRDEDRTSPYASPLSAGDLSALPKALVLTAEYDPLRDEGRMYADALAAAGVSVQYKEYKGMIHGFVSMADALDQGKEAIRHIGAAIKGMAAEKAGIVKDS, via the coding sequence ATGCCGCTTGATCCGCAGGTCAAAGGATTTCTTGAGCAAATGGCAGAGGCTTCACTAGGGGCACCGACCATTAGCTCATTTAGCCCATCGGAATATCGGGCCATTTCCAATAGAAATATGGGGACAGGCTCAAAGCCGGAAGAGGTAAGCCGTATACAGGAGGTGCAGATTCCGGTTGAAGATGGGGAGATTATGGCGAGAATTTACACTCCAGAAGGAAACGGCCCCTATCCCGTCTTTTTGTTCTTTCACGGAGGAGGCTGGGTAATCGGCAGTGTGGATACACATGACGGTATGGCTAGAATGATTGCCAATGCCTCGGGGGCCATCGTTGTCTCAGTTGATTATCGCCTTGCTCCGGAGCATAAATTTCCAGTCGCGACGGAGGATTGCTATCATGCTCTCTTGTGGGTGGAAAAACATATTGAAGAGCATGGGGGGATGAGAGATTGTCTCATCGTCGGAGGTGACAGTGCGGGAGGGAATCTGGCTGCTGTCGTGACCTTGATGGCTAAGGAACGGAGCGGTCCGAAAATGGCTGGCCAAGTACTCATTTATCCTGCCACATCCTTTACTGTTTCAACTCCTTCCATGAAAGAGAATGCAGAGGGTTACTTTCTGACGAAGGATATGATGAATTGGTTTGCCTATCAATATCTCCGTGATGAGGACAGGACCTCACCTTATGCCTCCCCGCTGTCGGCTGGGGATTTAAGCGCTCTTCCGAAGGCCCTTGTCTTAACGGCAGAATATGACCCGCTTCGGGATGAGGGAAGGATGTATGCAGATGCACTTGCTGCCGCTGGTGTATCGGTGCAATATAAGGAATATAAAGGGATGATTCATGGCTTTGTCAGTATGGCAGACGCGCTTGACCAAGGGAAGGAAGCGATTCGTCACATAGGAGCTGCGATAAAAGGAATGGCGGCTGAGAAGGCCGGCATTGTTAAAGACTCTTAA